The Edaphobacter sp. 12200R-103 genome contains a region encoding:
- a CDS encoding c-type cytochrome produces the protein MKARRTTVITILAMVALGAVGALWIKWRGFRASSTPSAIEAGIARSLRNFAIPGDERKRTNPLANDDVALEQGREQFMAQCATCHGVDGHGSTVIGTNEYPRVPDLHSDLTQRMSDGEIHYIIQNGVQLTGMPAMRGIHSETDSESWKLVSFIRSFRSSTYQDAALQRSVMGSAHYVGSESCAKCHAELYERWKKTPMANVVRDPREHPDAIIPDLNTNNVAKFTVDQVAFVYGSRWKQRYFTKIGNDYYPLPVQWDIGNKKWTKYHVPDTGADWWAAYYPSDNMQRPTGPTCDGCHSVNYDIHTKEVTEWNVGCERCHGPGSEHVAHPTRANILNPSAMDTVASDDTCIQCHSQGRPRAGLIDGKAYDWPVGYHVGLRLADYWKLEDTTLGQTDFLHFADGTAHKNRMQGNDFVQSVMYRHGVTCATCHDVHGTNNYAQLREPAQKLCLSCHGPNSPNGPHTASLEEHTHHKDGSPGSQCVSCHMPKIETQGVPGSFVSSHTFQFITPAMTDKYKMPNPCTSCHTNKSTDWANKALLGWKTTSPWRVGQ, from the coding sequence ATGAAGGCACGTCGAACGACCGTAATTACCATTCTCGCCATGGTCGCTCTTGGAGCGGTCGGCGCACTGTGGATTAAATGGCGCGGATTCCGTGCCTCTTCGACTCCGTCCGCAATCGAAGCAGGCATAGCGCGTTCCTTACGCAACTTTGCTATTCCCGGCGATGAACGCAAGCGAACCAATCCTTTGGCTAATGACGATGTGGCACTCGAACAAGGGCGAGAGCAGTTTATGGCGCAATGCGCTACCTGCCACGGGGTGGATGGCCACGGCAGCACCGTGATCGGCACAAACGAGTATCCGCGAGTCCCGGATCTGCACTCCGACCTGACGCAACGGATGAGCGACGGCGAGATTCATTACATCATTCAGAATGGTGTGCAGCTTACCGGTATGCCCGCGATGCGGGGCATCCATTCGGAGACGGATTCTGAGAGTTGGAAGCTGGTCTCTTTCATTCGGAGTTTCCGCAGCTCTACGTATCAAGATGCCGCACTTCAGAGAAGCGTCATGGGTTCCGCTCACTATGTCGGCTCAGAATCGTGCGCGAAGTGTCATGCGGAGCTCTACGAACGCTGGAAGAAAACCCCAATGGCGAACGTCGTCCGTGATCCCCGAGAACACCCGGACGCCATCATTCCTGATCTCAACACAAACAACGTGGCTAAGTTCACAGTAGATCAAGTGGCTTTCGTCTACGGCAGCAGGTGGAAGCAGCGCTATTTTACGAAGATCGGTAACGACTACTATCCATTACCAGTGCAATGGGACATCGGTAATAAAAAATGGACGAAGTACCACGTACCCGACACGGGCGCGGATTGGTGGGCAGCTTACTACCCCTCTGACAATATGCAGCGTCCGACCGGGCCTACCTGTGATGGCTGTCACTCCGTGAATTACGACATCCACACCAAAGAGGTGACTGAATGGAATGTCGGCTGTGAGCGCTGCCATGGTCCGGGCAGTGAACATGTTGCACACCCCACTCGCGCGAACATTCTGAATCCATCCGCAATGGATACTGTGGCTTCAGACGATACGTGCATCCAATGCCATTCCCAGGGACGGCCTCGTGCTGGCCTGATCGACGGCAAGGCTTACGACTGGCCGGTCGGCTACCATGTCGGTCTTCGCCTGGCGGACTATTGGAAACTCGAAGACACAACACTCGGGCAAACAGACTTTCTGCACTTTGCAGACGGAACCGCGCATAAGAACCGAATGCAGGGCAATGATTTCGTGCAGAGCGTGATGTACCGCCACGGCGTGACCTGTGCCACCTGTCACGATGTCCACGGCACTAACAACTATGCCCAGCTCCGGGAACCGGCACAAAAACTCTGCCTCAGCTGCCATGGTCCGAACTCACCCAACGGGCCTCATACCGCAAGTCTGGAGGAGCACACGCACCATAAGGATGGCAGCCCCGGCAGCCAGTGCGTTTCCTGCCACATGCCAAAGATTGAGACTCAGGGCGTGCCCGGTTCCTTCGTCAGCTCCCACACATTCCAGTTCATTACCCCGGCAATGACCGACAAGTACAAGATGCCGAACCCTTGTACGTCATGCCATACCAACAAGTCCACGGACTGGGCCAACAAGGCATTACTGGGCTGGAAGACCACATCGCCATGGCGCGTTGGGCAATGA